CACAGACGTTTAAAAAAATAAGGGATCCTGGAAAAAAACAGGATCGGGTTAAAAAGAATCAATCAATAACCTGTCATTCATTTGATTTTCTCAATTACCTTCTGAATAGTAAGCTCTTCCAGACAGGCCCAGTCGCCGCGGAAACATTCCCTGTCCCCGAAAACAGAACACGGCCTGCAGGTAAGATCCTTAACCTGCACGATATCATTCCCGCTTTGCCCGAAACCTAAAAACCCGGCATACGGATGGGTCTGCGCCCAGACAGAGACACACCTTGTCCCCACCAGGCTGGCCAGGTGCATATTTGCAGAATCCATGGAGATCATCAGTTCCAACTGGGCAATCTTATTAAGCTCTTCGGTCAGGCTCAGCTTACCTGCAAGGCTGAAGGTATTGGGAATTTCCTTTTCCCATCTTTGCAGGACTTCGGTTTCCTTTTCGCCGCCGCCGAAGAAATAAACCGTACTCTTCTGAGATAAAACCCTCACCAGCTCATAAGATTTTTCCAGCGGGAGCATTTTCCCTCGGTGCTGTGCGAAAGGTGCAAAACCAATACCGGACTTATGGGTTGCTGCCGGTCTTAACTGATGTGAAAGTTCTACCTTGAATCCCATTTCCCTGAAAACATCAGCATAGCGCTCTACCGTTCTTCTTAACTGCTTTTTGTTCAGGTTCCAGATATCAGTGAGCTGCTCCTTTTCTTCTTTTCCTTTATTGATTTTAAAAACCTTCAGTCCTCTGCGGCGGTAGATTTTATCTAAAATCTTTGTTCTGATCACATCATGGAGGTTGGCAATCAGATCAGGATGGAATTCGTTAATTAATTCATTGGCCAGTTTTCTCAGGCCGAAAAAACCTTTGTATTCATCCAGGCTGATTCCTTTGAATATAACGTTCGGAACTCCGTCAAACAGGCTCCCGAAATTTTTCCGGGAAACCATAACAATTTCCACTTCGGGATTCTGCTCCAGAAACTCCCGGAACACAGGCACGGTCATGGCAACATCGCCAAATGCAGAAAAACGGTATGCTAAGATTCTGGTCACAACTATGATTTCAACTGATAGGCTACTGCGTAAAATTTAATCTGTTTGGTCATCGCCATCAGTCCGTTGGCTCTGGAAGGGGAAAGAAATTCCTGCAATCCGATTTTAGAGATGAACTCAAAATCAGAATCCAAAATTTCCTGGGTGGAATGGCCGCTGTAGATGCTTACCAGCAGGGAAACAATCCCTTTCGGTAAAATACCGTCAGAATCCGCATCGAAAAACAGTTTCCCTTCTTTGAACTCTGCATCGATCCATACTTTGCTTTGGCAGCCTTTAATCAGGTTGTCATCACTTTTTCTGTCACCAGGAAGCCCCTTAAGCTCTTTTCCGAGATCAATAATATATTCATATTTCTGTTCCCAGTCTTCGAGAAACGCAAATTCGTCGATGATTTCCTGCTGTTTTTCTTTAATGGTCATTTTAATTGATTTCTTTAGGCAAAGATACTAAATTATGCTTTAGGCATGAAGCAATAGGATGCAGCCAGATATAATAATAAGGCCGCCCGCTCATCTCAGCGCTTTATATTCAGTGGGCCTGATGCGCTTTCGAAAACCTGCAGGAGTTTAATCTCCTCATTTTCCCAGCACAGGACATGGGCTGCTTTTTCAAGCTCAGACTGATAATTTTTCCTGCCTTTACTGATAACGGCCTTAACAGATTGTGCAATATGTTCAGGCCGGTGATCCATAATGATTTCGCCTATATCGAACTGCTGCTTGATATTTTGCATTTCAGGAAGGCCGGAAAGGATCAGCGGAACACGCGCCTGAATACAGTCCAACACTTTATTGGGTAAAGA
The sequence above is a segment of the Chryseobacterium sp. JJR-5R genome. Coding sequences within it:
- a CDS encoding glycosyltransferase family 9 protein gives rise to the protein MTRILAYRFSAFGDVAMTVPVFREFLEQNPEVEIVMVSRKNFGSLFDGVPNVIFKGISLDEYKGFFGLRKLANELINEFHPDLIANLHDVIRTKILDKIYRRRGLKVFKINKGKEEKEQLTDIWNLNKKQLRRTVERYADVFREMGFKVELSHQLRPAATHKSGIGFAPFAQHRGKMLPLEKSYELVRVLSQKSTVYFFGGGEKETEVLQRWEKEIPNTFSLAGKLSLTEELNKIAQLELMISMDSANMHLASLVGTRCVSVWAQTHPYAGFLGFGQSGNDIVQVKDLTCRPCSVFGDRECFRGDWACLEELTIQKVIEKIK
- a CDS encoding SufE family protein encodes the protein MTIKEKQQEIIDEFAFLEDWEQKYEYIIDLGKELKGLPGDRKSDDNLIKGCQSKVWIDAEFKEGKLFFDADSDGILPKGIVSLLVSIYSGHSTQEILDSDFEFISKIGLQEFLSPSRANGLMAMTKQIKFYAVAYQLKS